One genomic window of Nicotiana sylvestris chromosome 10, ASM39365v2, whole genome shotgun sequence includes the following:
- the LOC104240807 gene encoding protein STABILIZED1-like encodes MQAPGAPKARLDFLNTRPPPNYVAGLGRGATGFTTRSDIGPARAAPDLPDRSAAAVGGAAPAAGGVGSGRGKGGAGEEDEEDDNEEKGYDENQKFDEFEGNDVGLFASAEYDEDDKEADAIWEAIDQRMDSRRKDRREARLKEEIEKYRASNPKITEQFADLKRKLYTLSSAEWDSIPEIGDYSLRNKKKRFESFVPVPDTLLEKARQEKEHVSALDPRSRIVGGMETPSAQTPVADLTAVGEGRGTVLSVRLDRILDSVTGQTVVDPKGYLTDLKSMKITSDAEISDIKKARLLLKSVTQTNPKHPPGWIAAARLEEVAGKMQVARQLIKKSCEECPKNEDVWLEACRLASSLEAKAVIAQGVKANPNSVKLWMQASKLEEDTANKSRVLRKGLEHIPDSVRLWKAVVELANEEDARLLLQRAVECCPLHVELWLALAKLETYESAKKVLNKAREKLPKEPAIWITAARLEEANGNTASVGKIIERAIRALQREGLEIDREAWMKEAEGCERAGSLGTCQAIINNTVGIGVEEEDRKRTWVADAEECKKRGSIETAKYIYAHALTVFRTKKSIWLKAAQLEKSHGTRESLDALLRKAVTYIPKAEVLWLMGAKEKWLAGDVPAARAILEEAFAAIPDSEEIWLAAFKLEFENRETERARKLLAKARERGGLERVWMKSAIVERELGNVDEERRLLNDALRRFPSFFKLWLMLGQLEERLGNSDKAKDAYESGIKNCPNCIPLWLSLASLEEKMNGLSKARAVLTMARKKNPQSPEPWLAAVQAEARHGYKREADVLMAKALQECPNSGILWAASIEMAPRPQRKTKSSDALKKCDHDPHVIVAVAKLFWQERKVEKARNWFNRAVTLAPDIGDFWALYFKFEQQHGTEEQRNDVLKRCVAAEPKHGEKWQATEKAVENSHEPTESILKKVVASLKEEENLAENNHN; translated from the coding sequence ATGCAAGCACCCGGGGCACCGAAAGCTCGACTCGATTTCCTAAACACAAGGCCGCCTCCGAATTATGTTGCTGGATTGGGCCGTGGTGCTACGGGTTTCACTACCCGTTCTGATATTGGGCCTGCCCGTGCTGCCCCTGACCTCCCAGATCGTTCAGCTGCTGCTGTTGGCGGCGCTGCACCGGCAGCTGGCGGCGTTGGCAGTGGCCGTGGAAAGGGTGGTGCCGGAGAGGAAGACGAAGAGGATGATAATGAGGAAAAGGGTTACGATGAGAACCAGAAATTCGATGAATTTGAAGGTAATGATGTAGGGTTATTTGCTTCTGCTGAGTATGATGAAGATGATAAAGAAGCTGATGCTATTTGGGAAGCTATTGATCAGAGAATGGATTCGAGGAGGAAAGATAGAAGAGAAGCTAGGTTAAAGGAAGAAATTGAGAAGTATCGAGCGTCTAACCCAAAGATTACTGAACAATTTGCTGACTTGAAGAGGAAATTGTATACATTGTCGAGTGCCGAGTGGGATAGTATACCTGAAATTGGGGATTACTCGTTACGAAACAAGAAAAAGAGGTTTGAGAGTTTTGTGCCTGTTCCTGATACACTTTTGGAGAAGGCTAGGCAGGAGAAAGAGCATGTAAGTGCATTGGATCCAAGGAGCAGGATAGTTGGTGGCATGGAGACACCTTCAGCGCAGACGCCCGTTGCTGATTTGACTGCCGTGGGTGAAGGGAGAGGAACTGTGTTGTCGGTGAGGTTGGATAGGATTTTGGACTCGGTTACTGGACAAACCGTGGTGGATCCTAAGGGATACTTGACTGATTTGAAGAGCATGAAGATTACTAGCGATGCCGAGATTTCGGATATTAAGAAGGCTAGGTTGTTGCTTAAGTCGGTTACTCAGACAAATCCGAAGCATCCTCCTGGTTGGATAGCAGCTGCTAGACTGGAGGAGGTTGCGGGGAAGATGCAGGTAGCGAGGCAGTTGATAAAGAAAAGTTGTGAAGAGTGTCCTAAGAATGAGGATGTTTGGTTGGAGGCGTGCCGTTTAGCGAGCTCCCTTGAGGCTAAGGCAGTGATTGCTCAAGGTGTTAAAGCAAATCCTAATTCAGTGAAATTGTGGATGCAGGCCTCAAAGTTGGAGGAAGATACAGCGAATAAGAGCCGTGTTTTGAGGAAAGGTCTAGAGCATATCCCTGATTCGGTGAGGTTGTGGAAAGCTGTTGTGGAGTTGGCTAATGAGGAAGATGCTAGACTTTTGCTTCAGAGGGCCGTAGAATGCTGTCCATTGCATGTGGAGCTGTGGCTTGCTCTTGCTAAGTTGGAAACTTATGAAAGCGCAAAGAAGGTGCTTAACAAGGCTAGAGAAAAACTTCCTAAAGAGCCTGCCATCTGGATCACTGCAGCTAGGCTGGAAGAAGCCAATGGGAATACTGCTTCTGTTGGGAAAATTATTGAAAGGGCAATCAGGGCTTTGCAAAGAGAAGGTTTGGAGATTGATAGGGAGGCTTGGATGAAGGAGGCTGAAGGATGCGAAAGAGCTGGTTCCCTTGGGACTTGCCAGGCAATAATAAATAATACTGTTGGGATTGGTGTTGAGGAAGAAGATAGGAAGAGGACCTGGGTTGCTGATGCTGAAGAGTGCAAGAAACGGGGTTCGATTGAAACAGCAAAATACATTTATGCACATGCTCTTACTGTATTTAGAACTAAGAAAAGCATCTGGCTTAAAGCAGCACAGCTCGAGAAAAGCCATGGGACCAGGGAATCACTTGATGCACTACTTCGAAAAGCAGTGACCTACATTCCAAAGGCCGAAGTTCTATGGTTGATGGGTGCCAAGGAGAAGTGGCTTGCTGGTGATGTTCCTGCAGCTCGAGCAATTCTGGAGGAAGCATTCGCTGCAATTCCTGATTCTGAGGAGATATGGCTTGCTGCTTTCAAGCTCGAGTTTGAGAACCGTGAGACAGAGAGGGCAAGGAAGCTTCTTGCTAAGGCACGTGAAAGGGGAGGCTTGGAACGAGTCTGGATGAAGTCAGCCATTGTGGAGAGAGAGCTTGGGAATGTGGATGAAGAGAGGAGATTGCTGAATGACGCATTGAGGCGCTTCCCctcatttttcaaactttggtTGATGTTGGGACAGTTGGAAGAGAGACTTGGTAATTCTGACAAGGCAAAGGATGCCTATGAGTCTGGCATTAAGAATTGTCCCAATTGTATACCCCTTTGGCTGTCCCTTGCGTCACTAGAGGAGAAGATGAATGGGCTGAGCAAAGCTCGAGCAGTTCTTACTATGGCCAGGAAGAAGAATCCTCAGAGCCCTGAGCCATGGCTTGCAGCTGTGCAGGCTGAAGCTAGGCATGGGTACAAAAGGGAAGCTGATGTTCTGATGGCTAAAGCATTGCAGGAGTGCCCCAATAGTGGCATTCTATGGGCTGCTTCAATTGAGATGGCACCTCGTCctcaaagaaaaaccaaaagttCTGATGCTTTAAAGAAGTGTGATCATGATCCGCATGTTATTGTTGCAGTGGCTAAGCTGTTTTGGCAGGAGAGGAAAGTAGAGAAAGCAAGAAATTGGTTCAACAGGGCAGTGACCCTTGCACCAGATATTGGTGATTTCTGGGCATTGTACTTTAAATTTGAACAGCAGCATGGAACGGAGGAGCAGAGGAATGATGTGTTGAAGAGGTGTGTTGCCGCAGAGCCAAAGCATGGGGAAAAATGGCAAGCTACAGAGAAGGCCGTAGAGAACTCTCATGAACCAACAGAAAGCATATTGAAGAAGGTGGTAGCCTCATTAAAGGAGGAGGAGAATTTGGCTGAAAATAACCACAACTAA